The following are encoded together in the Bradyrhizobium sp. CCGUVB1N3 genome:
- the glmS gene encoding glutamine--fructose-6-phosphate transaminase (isomerizing), with protein sequence MCGIVGILGREPVVEQLVDSLKRLEYRGYDSAGVATLEGDHLERRRAEGKLKNLEARLRDEPLKGTTGIGHTRWATHGKPTEHNAHPHATERVAVVHNGIIENFRELREELEAKGAVFRTETDTEIVLHLVDDLLARGNKPVEAVKLALSRLRGAFALGFIFAGEGDLMIGARNGPPLAVGYGDGEMFLGSDAIALGPFTDTISYLEDGDWVVLTRSSVAVFDKDGRAVQRDKIKHAASTSLVDKANYRHFMAKEIHEQPEVIGHTLARYVDMASERVSLPVKLPFEFRDIQRVTITACGTASYAGYVAKYWFERMARLPVEVDVASEFRYRESPLRKGDLAIFISQSGETADTLAALRYAKAEGVHTLAVVNVPTSTIARESETVLQTLAGPEIGVASTKAFTCQLMVLALLAVAAGKARGELSEEDETRLVHGLVEIPRLMADALATELQIEKLAHRIAKSRDVLYLGRGTSFPLALEGALKLKEISYIHAEGYAAGELKHGPIALIDETMPVVVIAPHDRVFEKTVSNMQEVAARGGNIILMTDAKGAAEATVDTLVTIVMPDMAAAFTPMVYAVPVQLLAYHTAVVMGTDVDQPRNLAKSVTVE encoded by the coding sequence ATGTGCGGGATTGTCGGCATTCTCGGGCGCGAACCGGTTGTAGAGCAATTGGTGGATTCGCTCAAGCGGCTTGAATATCGCGGCTACGACTCCGCAGGCGTTGCCACGCTCGAAGGCGACCACCTGGAGCGCCGCCGCGCCGAAGGCAAGCTGAAGAACCTCGAGGCGCGGCTGCGCGACGAGCCGCTCAAGGGGACGACCGGCATCGGTCACACTCGCTGGGCCACCCACGGCAAGCCGACCGAACATAATGCCCATCCGCACGCCACCGAGCGCGTCGCGGTGGTCCATAACGGCATCATCGAGAATTTCCGCGAGCTGCGCGAGGAGCTCGAAGCGAAGGGCGCGGTATTCCGCACCGAGACCGACACCGAGATCGTGTTGCACCTGGTCGACGATCTGCTTGCGCGTGGCAACAAGCCGGTCGAGGCGGTGAAGCTCGCGTTGAGCCGGCTGCGCGGCGCGTTCGCGCTCGGCTTCATCTTCGCAGGCGAGGGTGATTTGATGATCGGCGCCCGCAACGGTCCGCCGCTCGCGGTGGGCTATGGCGATGGCGAGATGTTCCTGGGCTCGGACGCGATCGCGCTTGGGCCGTTCACCGATACGATCAGCTATCTCGAGGACGGCGACTGGGTCGTGCTGACCCGGAGCAGCGTTGCGGTCTTCGACAAGGACGGCCGCGCCGTCCAGCGCGACAAGATCAAGCATGCGGCCTCGACCTCGCTGGTCGACAAGGCCAACTACCGCCACTTCATGGCGAAGGAAATCCACGAGCAACCCGAGGTCATCGGCCACACGCTGGCCCGCTATGTCGACATGGCATCCGAGCGGGTGTCGCTGCCGGTGAAGCTGCCGTTCGAATTCCGCGACATCCAGCGCGTCACGATCACGGCCTGCGGCACGGCGAGCTACGCCGGCTATGTCGCAAAATACTGGTTCGAGCGTATGGCGCGCCTGCCGGTCGAGGTCGACGTCGCCTCCGAGTTCCGCTACCGCGAGTCTCCCTTGCGCAAGGGCGATCTGGCGATCTTCATTTCGCAATCGGGCGAGACCGCCGATACGCTCGCCGCGCTCCGCTATGCCAAGGCCGAAGGCGTGCACACGCTCGCCGTCGTCAATGTGCCGACCTCGACGATTGCGCGCGAGAGCGAGACGGTGCTCCAGACGCTAGCCGGTCCCGAGATCGGCGTCGCATCCACAAAAGCCTTCACTTGCCAGCTCATGGTGCTCGCCTTGCTCGCGGTCGCGGCCGGCAAGGCCCGCGGCGAATTGTCCGAGGAGGACGAGACCAGGCTCGTGCACGGCCTGGTCGAGATCCCGCGCCTGATGGCAGACGCGCTCGCCACCGAATTGCAGATCGAGAAGCTCGCGCACAGGATCGCCAAGTCGCGCGACGTGCTCTATCTCGGCCGCGGCACCAGCTTCCCGCTCGCGCTCGAGGGCGCCCTGAAGCTGAAGGAGATCTCCTACATCCACGCCGAGGGTTATGCCGCCGGCGAGCTCAAGCACGGGCCGATCGCGCTCATCGACGAAACCATGCCGGTCGTCGTCATTGCGCCCCACGATCGCGTGTTCGAGAAGACCGTCTCCAACATGCAGGAAGTCGCCGCCCGCGGCGGCAACATCATTCTGATGACTGACGCCAAGGGCGCGGCCGAGGCGACGGTCGATACCCTCGTCACCATCGTCATGCCCGACATGGCGGCAGCCTTCACGCCGATGGTGTATGCCGTGCCCGTGCAACTTTTGGCCTACCACACGGCGGTGGTGATGGGCACCGACGTCGACCAGCCGCGCAATCTCGCCAAATCGGTGACTGTGGAGTAG